A genomic region of Zingiber officinale cultivar Zhangliang unplaced genomic scaffold, Zo_v1.1 ctg201, whole genome shotgun sequence contains the following coding sequences:
- the LOC122036738 gene encoding protein REDUCED WALL ACETYLATION 2-like, protein MEISGPITPGQMAVLVGFIPILLAWMYAEALEFWNKSRQATVNPTVPDILLKEEAKKQLLESGLSPESSRAYKQKAGLFRFFMMEKDFLLDNRLTLRAASEFGAFLVYFYLCDRTDLFGESKKNYNRDLFFFLFFLLIIVAAMTSLKIHHDTSPFSSKPVQYLNRHQTEEWKGWMQVLFVMYHYFNAKETYNAIRVFIAAYVWMTGFGNFSYYYVRKDFSLARFCQMIWRLNFFVAFCCIILGNHYMLYYICPMHTFFTLMVYCSLGILNKYNETGSVIAIKIAACFLVIVAVWEIPRVYDFVWAPFTFLLAYNDPDASRKYPPMHEWNFRAGLDRYIWILGMIYAYFHPMVEGWLEKLEQTEVKLRTLIKTCISAICLVVGYLWYEYIYKLEKYTYNRYHPYTSWIPITVCICLRNITQEFRSYTLTLFGWLGKMTLESYIAQFHIWLRSGKPDAQPQKLLSIVPNYPMLNFMLNTIIFVTVAHRIFILTNKLKPAMIPTGDNKQLLFNLISGVIISITLYALSLVLLNLMNKQKI, encoded by the exons ATGGAGATTTCAGGGCCGATTACGCCTGGCCAG ATGGCGGTGTTGGTTGGATTCATCCCCATTCTTTTGGCATGGATGTATGCAGAAGCGCTAGAGTTCTGGAACAAATCAAG GCAAGCAACTGTCAATCCCACCGTCCCTGATATTTTACTCAAGGAAGAAGCCAAAAAACAATTGTTGGAGAGTGGCCTGTCACCGGAATCTTCAAGAGCTTACAAACAAAAAGCAGGACTTTTCAG ATTTTTCATGATGGAGAAGGATTTCCTACTAGACAATCGCTTGACATTGAGAGCTGC ATCTGAATTTGGAGCCTTCTTGGTTTATTTCTACCTATGTGATAGAACTGATCTGTTTGGGGAGTCCAAAAAG AACTACAACAGggatcttttcttttttctgttTTTCCTTCTCATCATTGTAGCAGCAATGACTTCTTTAAAGATCCATCACGACACTTCTCCATTCTCATCGAAACCAGTCCAATATCTCAATAGGCACCAAACTGAGGAATGGAAAGGATGGATGCAA GTACTCTTTGTGATGTATCATTACTTTAATGCTAAAGAAACTTACAATGCAATTCGTGTTTTTATTGCTGCATACGTGTGGATGACTGGGTTTGGCAACTTCTCTTATTATTATGTCCGAAAAGATTTCAGCCTTGCGCGATTTTGCCAG ATGATATGGCGATTGAACTTTTTTGTAGCATTTTGCTGCATCATCCTTGGCAACCACTATATGTTGTATTACATCTGCCCTATGCACACATTTTTCACTTTGATGGTCTACTGCTCACTTGGAATTCTTAATAAATACAATGAGACTGGATCAGTGATTGCAATCAAAATTGCTGCATGCTTCTTGGTGATCGTTGCAGTGTGGGAGATTCCTCGTGTCTATGATTTCGTTTGGGCGCCCTTCACTTTCCTTTTAG CATATAATGATCCGGATGCCTCAAGGAAGTACCCACCTATGCACGAATGGAATTTCCGAGCTGGCCTTGATCGCTATATTTGGATATTGGGAATGATATATGCTTATTTTCATCCAATG GTAGAGGGATGGTTGGAAAAATTAGAACAAACAGAAGTGAAGCTGAGAACATTGATCAAAACTTGTATCTCTGCAATCTGCCTTGTG GTTGGTTATCTATGGTATGAGTACATTTACAAGCTCGAAAAGTATACCTACAACAGATACCATCCATATACATCATGGATACCGATCAC AGTATGTATCTGCTTGCGGAACATCACTCAGGAATTTCGAAGCTATACCCTCACCCTCTTCGG GTGGCTCGGAAAGATGACACTGGAGAGCTACATAGCACAGTTCCATATATGGCTAAG ATCAGGGAAACCAGATGCACAACCTCAAAAGCTACTGTCGATCGTTCCCAACTACCCGATGCTGAACTTTATGCTCAACACCATCATATTTGTCACT GTTGCGCATCGAATATTTATTCTAACAAACAAGCTGAAGCCTGCAATGATACCGACCGGGGACAACAAGCAATTGCTCTTCAACTTGATTTCAGGAGTCATCATCTCTATCACCTTATATGCTTTGTCATTGGTTTTACTCAATCTTATGAATAAACAG AAAATATAG